A window from Streptomyces sp. NBC_00271 encodes these proteins:
- a CDS encoding TniB family NTP-binding protein produces the protein MTTWQGWQHFASTPPQTPPKPGDAPRSTEERLAYHSAFVTVRTPAIDTLATQVRTLMILGRHQQTTARPSLIVTGPAAAGKTTALLEVGRTCHLAHTRKHPAPPGRTHQQIPVAYLLVPPGATAKTLATEFAHYLGIPVTTRMTQTQITEAVCHTYTAAGVRLVLIDEIHRLNPRTTTGAEAADLLKDLTERIRATFVYTGIDVASTPLFAGVRGAQLAGRASLITCGPLPARHGQTRPFTDLITDMENALDLNRHPPGTLPRHASYLHQRTAGRIGSLARLIRQAAITAICDGTERITKKALEAIQLDHLAEEANRPHTRRTATTA, from the coding sequence ATCACCACCTGGCAGGGCTGGCAGCACTTCGCCAGCACCCCGCCCCAAACCCCGCCCAAGCCCGGCGATGCGCCCCGCAGCACGGAAGAACGCCTCGCCTACCACTCCGCGTTCGTCACCGTCCGCACCCCCGCCATCGACACCCTCGCCACCCAGGTCCGCACCCTGATGATCCTCGGCCGCCACCAGCAGACCACCGCCCGCCCCTCACTGATCGTCACCGGCCCCGCCGCGGCCGGAAAAACGACCGCCCTCCTCGAAGTCGGGCGCACCTGCCACCTCGCCCACACCCGCAAACACCCCGCCCCGCCCGGACGCACCCACCAGCAGATACCGGTCGCATACCTGCTGGTGCCGCCCGGCGCCACCGCCAAGACCCTCGCCACCGAATTCGCCCACTACCTCGGCATCCCCGTCACCACCCGCATGACCCAGACCCAGATCACCGAGGCCGTCTGCCACACCTACACCGCCGCCGGCGTCCGCCTGGTCCTCATCGACGAGATCCACCGCCTCAACCCGCGCACGACCACCGGCGCGGAAGCCGCCGACCTGCTCAAAGACCTCACCGAACGCATCAGAGCGACCTTCGTCTACACCGGCATTGACGTCGCCTCAACCCCGCTGTTCGCCGGAGTCCGCGGCGCCCAACTCGCCGGCCGCGCCAGCCTCATCACCTGCGGCCCCCTCCCCGCCCGCCACGGCCAGACCCGGCCCTTCACCGACCTCATCACCGACATGGAGAACGCCCTCGACCTGAACCGGCACCCACCCGGCACACTCCCCCGCCACGCCTCCTACCTCCACCAGCGCACCGCCGGCCGCATCGGCAGCCTCGCCCGCCTCATCCGCCAAGCCGCCATCACCGCCATCTGCGACGGCACCGAACGCATCACCAAGAAAGCCCTCGAAGCCATCCAGCTCGACCACCTCGCCGAAGAAGCAAACCGACCCCACACCCGACGAACAGCGACAACGGCATGA